The Antennarius striatus isolate MH-2024 chromosome 20, ASM4005453v1, whole genome shotgun sequence genome includes a region encoding these proteins:
- the u2surp gene encoding U2 snRNP-associated SURP motif-containing protein isoform X2, which translates to MADRAPGGSQKASAKALLESKLKSFSIGKMAVAKRTLSKKEQDEIKKKEDERAAAEIYEEFLAAFEGGSEGKVKAFVRGGIANASKEEAAADEKRGKLYKPKSRFESQPKSFLPLDTPPQFLALDKKHSSKKSIEKEKKKSNLELFKEELKQIQEERDERHKLKGRVSRFEPLSGTEGRRSFLDDCAPGSHDVGDPSTTNLYLGNINPQMNEEMLCQEFGRYGPLASVKIMWPRTDEERARERNCGFVAFMNRRDAERALKNLNGKMIMNFEMKLGWGKGVPIPPHPIYIPPSMMEHTLPPPPSGLPFNAQPRERLKNPNAPLLPPPKNKEEFEKTLSQAIVKVVIPTERNLLSLIHRMIEFVVREGPMFEAMIMNREINNPMYRFLFENQSPAHVYYRWKLYSILQGEAPAKWRTDDFRMFKNGSMWRPPPLNPYLHGPYDDGEEEEEEEEGSKKGSLKEEERDKLEEMLRGLTPRRGDVAEAMLFCLSRAEAAEEIVECITESLSILKTPLPKKIARLYLVSDVLYNSSAKVSNASYYRKYFEAKLCQIFSDLNATYKAIQGHLQSENFKQRVMSCFRAWEEWAVYPDPFLIKLQNIFLGLVNLSAEKESPVIIMEPEPVEDIDGAPIGGEYVDGTPLEDVDGVPIDSGTIDGAPIDGAPLDDLDGVPIKPMEEDIDGIPLDPSKETAFKVAPSKWEAVDESELQAQAVTTSKWEIFEQPEETKKNDEDSDDDDRSPRSEDNQSFFNPIRDDSDIKTKMSEMNEEKRSKLREIEVKVMKFQDELESGKRPKKHGQSIQEQVEHYRDKLLQKEKEKEKLEREKEKEKKEKEKAEARLKDLKKEKEKEDTPTRKERKRRHSGSASPTRSSSRRGRSSSPRSERSDRSYPKDTTSRSSHKDSPRSSSKKSSKRSPSPRTPKRSRRSRSRTPKKSTKKSRSKSRSPHRSHKKSKKSKH; encoded by the exons ATGGCGGACCGAGCGCCTGGTGGCTCTCAAAAAGCTAGCGCTAAG GCGCTGCTTGAGAGCAAACTGAAGTCTTTCAGTATTGGGAAAATGGCAGTGGCAAAGAGGACACTAAGCAAAAAGGAAcaagatgaaataaagaaaaaa GAGGATGAGCGGGCAGCAGCAGAGATTTATGAGGAGTTTCTTGCAGCCTTTGAAGGAGGAAGTGAGGGGAAAGTCAAGGCCTTTGTTCGTGGTGGTATTGCTAATGCGTCAAAAG AGGAGGCAGCCGCTgatgaaaaaagaggaaagttGTACAAGCCCAAGTCACGCTTTGAGTCCCAACCAAAAAGCTTTTTGCCTTTGGACACTCCACCTCAGTTCTTAGCATTAGACAAAAAACAT TCTTcgaaaaaaagtattgaaaaggaaaagaagaagagcaacTTGGAGCTTTTCAAAGAAGAACTTAAACA AATTCAAGAGGAAAGGGATGAACGGCACAAATTGAAAGGACGAGTTAGTCGTTTTGAACCCCTCTCGGGCACAGAAGGAAGACGCTCAT tTTTGGATGATTGTGCCCCAGGTTCCCATGATGTTGGAGACCCATCCACAACAAACTTGTACCTCGGGAACATAAATCCACAG aTGAATGAGGAGATGCTTTGCCAAGAGTTTGGACGCTATGGCCCACTGGCTAGTGTGAAGATCATGTGGCCGAGGACCGATGAAGAGAGGGCTCGGGAGAGGAACTGTGGCTTTGTGGCTTTCATGAACAGGAGGGATGCTGAGCGAGCGCTCAAGAACCTGAATG GAAAGATGATTATGAACTTTGAGATGAAATTAGGATGGGGCAAAGGTGTGCCCATTCCACCCCACCCCATCTACATCCCTCCTTCCATGATGGAGCACACACTCCCACCACCTCCCTCTGGCCTTCCCTTCAATGCACAGCCCCGAGAGAGACTAAAGAACCCCAATGCTCCCCTGCTTCCTCCACCTAAAAACAAGGAGGAGTTTGAGAAG ACTCTGTCGCAAGCCATAGTCAAAGTGGTTATCCCAACAGAAAg GAATTTGCTCTCTCTCATCCACCGAATGATCGAGTTTGTGGTGCGTGAAGGCCCAATGTTTGAAGCCATGATCATgaacagagaaataaacaaTCCTATGTACAG GTTTCTGTTTGAGAACCAAAGTCCAGCTCATGTTTACTACCGATGGAAACTCTACTCCATACTACAG GGTGAAGCTCCAGCCAAATGGCGAACAGACGACTTTAGGATGTTTAAGAATGGCTCTATGTGGCGTCCACCTCCTCTCAATCCATACCTCCATGGGCCatatgatgatggtgaagaggaggaggaagaggaggagggcagcAAGAAAGGCAGCCTAAAAGAAGA AGAGCGGGACAAACTGGAGGAGATGCTGCGTGGTTTGACTCCCAGGAGGGGAGACGTAGCAGAAGCCATGTTGTTTTGCCTCAGCCGTGCCGAAGCAGCCGAAGAAATTGTGGAATGTATCACAGAATCTCTGTCCATCCTCAAGACCCCTCTACCCAAGAAG attGCACGGTTATATCTAGTATCTGATGTGCTGTATAACTCCTCCGCCAAAGTATCCAATGCATCTTACTACAGGAAATA CTTTGAAGCAAAGCTCTGTCAGATTTTCTCAGACCTAAATGCGACATATAAAGCAATACAGGGCCACCTGCAGAGCGAGAACTTTAAG CAACGAGTAATGTCGTGTTTCCGGGCTTGGGAGGAGTGGGCTGTGTACCCAGACCCTTTCCTTATCAAGCTGCAGAACATTTTCCTGGGTCTAGTCAATCTGTCTGCAGAGAAGGAATCCCCAGTCATCATTATGGAG CCTGAGCCAGTGGAGGACATTGACGGTGCTCCAATAGGAGGGGAGTATGTAGACGGCACTCCACTGGAAGATGTAGACGGGGTGCCGATCGATTCGGGAACGATTGACGGGGCTCCTATTGACGGAGCCCCTCTGGACGATCTAGACGGTGTTCCTATCAAGCCCATGGAAGAAGATATTGATGGGATACCTT TGGATCCATCTAAGGAGACCGCCTTTAAGGTAGCTCCCTCAAAATGGGAAGCTGTGGATGAGTCAGAGCTGCAAGCTCAAG CCGTGACAACTTCTAAATGGGAGATATTTGAGCAaccagaagaaacaaaaaa GAATGATGAGGACAGCGATGACGACGACAGGAGCCCTCGTTCAGAAGATAACCAAAGCTTCTTCAACCCCATCAGAGACGACTCTGATATCAAAACCAAGATGTCCGAGATGAATGAAGAGAAACGCAGCAAACTCAGAGAGATAGAA GTTAAGGTCATGAAGTTCCAGGATGAGCTGGAGTCTGGGAAAAGGCCCAAGAAACATGGACAGAGTATTCAGGAGCAGGTGGAGCACTACAGAGACAAACTACTACAAAAG gaaaaagaaaaggagaaacttgaaagggagaaagagaaggagaagaaagagaaggaaaaggcCGAGGCACGGTTGAAAGACttgaaaaaggagaaagaaaaagaggacaCGCCAACCAGGAAGGAGAG GAAGCGGCGTCACAGTGGGTCGGCCAGCCCCACGCGGAGTAGCAGCAGACGAGGTCGGTCGTCGTCGCCTAGATCAGAGAGATCAGATCGGTCGTACCCTAAAGACACGACATCACGTTCTTCACATAAAGATTCTCCACGCTCCAGCAGCAAAAAGTCCTCCAAGAG ATCGCCCTCACCTCGTACACCCAAACGATCCAGGAGGTCACGCTCCAGGACACCCAAGAAATCCACTAAAAAGTCCCGCTCTAAATCAAGATCGCCTCACCGATCCCACAAAAAATCCAAGAAGAGCAAACACTGA
- the pcolce2b gene encoding procollagen C-endopeptidase enhancer 2b isoform X1, whose translation MWRTCSIFCAWSLLFLAEVCAQSQRRPAFTCGGNITGESGVIGSQGYPGVYPPNTKCVWRITVPEGKVVVLSFRFIDLESDNLCRYDYVDVYSGHVNGQRLGRFCGTFKPGALVSTGNKMLMQMVSDANTAGSGFLAVFSAAHPHERGDQYCGGRLDKPSGTFKTPNWPEKDYPAGVTCSWHIVAPKNQIIEVKFEKFDVERDNYCRYDHVSIFNGAEINDARRIGKYCGDSPPAPVFSEGNHLLIQFLSDLSLTADGFIGHYKFRPKKFPTTTIPPTTTTQPVTTRPIPLKYSVALCQQKCKRRGTLESNYCSSNFVITGTVITAVVKGGSMYATVSIINVYKEGNLAIQQAGKTMSTKIVILCKKCPFIRRGFLCVTLPGLNYILMGHVDDDGRGKIAPQHFVTAFKTKNQKVLNVLKNKRC comes from the exons ATGTGGAGAACGTGCAGTATTTTTTGCGCATGGAGTTTACTGTTTTTGGCAGAGGTCTGCGCGCAGTCTCAGCGGAG ACCAGCCTTCACATGCGGCGGAAATATTACTGGAGAATCTGGAGTCATCGGGAGCCAGGGCTACCCAGGAGTTTATCCCCCGAACACCAAATGTGTGTGGAGGATTACA GTTCCTGAGGGAAAGGTGGTGGTCCTGTCATTCCGCTTCATTGACCTGGAGAGTGACAACCTGTGTCGCTATGACTATGTGGATGTTTACAGCGGTCACGTCAATGGGCAGAGACTTGGTCGCTTCTGTGGAACGTTCAAACCGGGGGCCTTGGTTTCCACGGGTAACAAGATGCTCATGCAGATGGTATCAGATGCCAACACGGCTGGGAGTGGCTTCTTGGCTGTTTTCTCCGCTGCCCACCCACATGAGAGAG GGGACCAGTACTGTGGAGGCAGATTGGACAAGCCTTCAGGAACTTTCAAAACACCCAACTGGCCTGAGAAGGACTATCCAGCCGGTGTCACCTGCTCTTGGCACATCGTGGCACCAAAAAACCAG ATTATTGAAGTCAAATTTGAGAAGTTTGATGTGGAAAGAGACAACTACTGCCGCTACGACCACGTCTCTATTTTCAACGGAGCAGAAATCAATGATGCCAGGAGGATTGGAAAATACTGTGGAGACAGCCCCCCAGC GCCGGTGTTCTCGGAGGGAAACCATCTCCTGATCCAGTTCCTGTCAGATCTCAGTCTGACCGCAGATGGCTTCATTGGACACTATAAATTTAGACCAAAGAAATTTCCCACCACCACGATACCACCCACCACTACCACACAGCCAGTCACCACCAGGCCCATAC CTCTGAAGTACTCCGTAGCTCTGTGCCAGCAGAAATGTAAAAGACGAGGAACTCTCGAGAGCAATTACTGCTCCAGCAATTTTG TGATAACCGGGACTGTCATCACTGCGGTGGTGAAAGGAGGAAGCATGTACGCCACTGTCTCCATCATCAACGTGTATAAAGAAGGCAATCTAGCTATTCAGCAGGCAGGAAAGACCATGAGCACCAAAATCGTGATCCTGTGCAAGAAGTGTCCATTCATCAGAAGAG gttttttgtgtgtgacctTACCAGGCTTGAATTACATCCTCATGGGCCACGTGGACGACGACGGCCGAGGGAAAATTGCCCCTCAACACTTTGTCACAGCCTTCAAGACAAAGAACCAGAAAGTACTCAACGTTCTGAAAAACAAGCGGTGCTAA
- the u2surp gene encoding U2 snRNP-associated SURP motif-containing protein isoform X1, which translates to MADRAPGGSQKASAKALLESKLKSFSIGKMAVAKRTLSKKEQDEIKKKEDERAAAEIYEEFLAAFEGGSEGKVKAFVRGGIANASKEEAAADEKRGKLYKPKSRFESQPKSFLPLDTPPQFLALDKKHSSKKSIEKEKKKSNLELFKEELKQIQEERDERHKLKGRVSRFEPLSGTEGRRSSDGSSRRNRPSSVLDDCAPGSHDVGDPSTTNLYLGNINPQMNEEMLCQEFGRYGPLASVKIMWPRTDEERARERNCGFVAFMNRRDAERALKNLNGKMIMNFEMKLGWGKGVPIPPHPIYIPPSMMEHTLPPPPSGLPFNAQPRERLKNPNAPLLPPPKNKEEFEKTLSQAIVKVVIPTERNLLSLIHRMIEFVVREGPMFEAMIMNREINNPMYRFLFENQSPAHVYYRWKLYSILQGEAPAKWRTDDFRMFKNGSMWRPPPLNPYLHGPYDDGEEEEEEEEGSKKGSLKEEERDKLEEMLRGLTPRRGDVAEAMLFCLSRAEAAEEIVECITESLSILKTPLPKKIARLYLVSDVLYNSSAKVSNASYYRKYFEAKLCQIFSDLNATYKAIQGHLQSENFKQRVMSCFRAWEEWAVYPDPFLIKLQNIFLGLVNLSAEKESPVIIMEPEPVEDIDGAPIGGEYVDGTPLEDVDGVPIDSGTIDGAPIDGAPLDDLDGVPIKPMEEDIDGIPLDPSKETAFKVAPSKWEAVDESELQAQAVTTSKWEIFEQPEETKKNDEDSDDDDRSPRSEDNQSFFNPIRDDSDIKTKMSEMNEEKRSKLREIEVKVMKFQDELESGKRPKKHGQSIQEQVEHYRDKLLQKEKEKEKLEREKEKEKKEKEKAEARLKDLKKEKEKEDTPTRKERKRRHSGSASPTRSSSRRGRSSSPRSERSDRSYPKDTTSRSSHKDSPRSSSKKSSKRSPSPRTPKRSRRSRSRTPKKSTKKSRSKSRSPHRSHKKSKKSKH; encoded by the exons ATGGCGGACCGAGCGCCTGGTGGCTCTCAAAAAGCTAGCGCTAAG GCGCTGCTTGAGAGCAAACTGAAGTCTTTCAGTATTGGGAAAATGGCAGTGGCAAAGAGGACACTAAGCAAAAAGGAAcaagatgaaataaagaaaaaa GAGGATGAGCGGGCAGCAGCAGAGATTTATGAGGAGTTTCTTGCAGCCTTTGAAGGAGGAAGTGAGGGGAAAGTCAAGGCCTTTGTTCGTGGTGGTATTGCTAATGCGTCAAAAG AGGAGGCAGCCGCTgatgaaaaaagaggaaagttGTACAAGCCCAAGTCACGCTTTGAGTCCCAACCAAAAAGCTTTTTGCCTTTGGACACTCCACCTCAGTTCTTAGCATTAGACAAAAAACAT TCTTcgaaaaaaagtattgaaaaggaaaagaagaagagcaacTTGGAGCTTTTCAAAGAAGAACTTAAACA AATTCAAGAGGAAAGGGATGAACGGCACAAATTGAAAGGACGAGTTAGTCGTTTTGAACCCCTCTCGGGCACAGAAGGAAGACGCTCAT CGGATGGTTCTTCAAGGAGAAACCGTCCGTCCAGTG tTTTGGATGATTGTGCCCCAGGTTCCCATGATGTTGGAGACCCATCCACAACAAACTTGTACCTCGGGAACATAAATCCACAG aTGAATGAGGAGATGCTTTGCCAAGAGTTTGGACGCTATGGCCCACTGGCTAGTGTGAAGATCATGTGGCCGAGGACCGATGAAGAGAGGGCTCGGGAGAGGAACTGTGGCTTTGTGGCTTTCATGAACAGGAGGGATGCTGAGCGAGCGCTCAAGAACCTGAATG GAAAGATGATTATGAACTTTGAGATGAAATTAGGATGGGGCAAAGGTGTGCCCATTCCACCCCACCCCATCTACATCCCTCCTTCCATGATGGAGCACACACTCCCACCACCTCCCTCTGGCCTTCCCTTCAATGCACAGCCCCGAGAGAGACTAAAGAACCCCAATGCTCCCCTGCTTCCTCCACCTAAAAACAAGGAGGAGTTTGAGAAG ACTCTGTCGCAAGCCATAGTCAAAGTGGTTATCCCAACAGAAAg GAATTTGCTCTCTCTCATCCACCGAATGATCGAGTTTGTGGTGCGTGAAGGCCCAATGTTTGAAGCCATGATCATgaacagagaaataaacaaTCCTATGTACAG GTTTCTGTTTGAGAACCAAAGTCCAGCTCATGTTTACTACCGATGGAAACTCTACTCCATACTACAG GGTGAAGCTCCAGCCAAATGGCGAACAGACGACTTTAGGATGTTTAAGAATGGCTCTATGTGGCGTCCACCTCCTCTCAATCCATACCTCCATGGGCCatatgatgatggtgaagaggaggaggaagaggaggagggcagcAAGAAAGGCAGCCTAAAAGAAGA AGAGCGGGACAAACTGGAGGAGATGCTGCGTGGTTTGACTCCCAGGAGGGGAGACGTAGCAGAAGCCATGTTGTTTTGCCTCAGCCGTGCCGAAGCAGCCGAAGAAATTGTGGAATGTATCACAGAATCTCTGTCCATCCTCAAGACCCCTCTACCCAAGAAG attGCACGGTTATATCTAGTATCTGATGTGCTGTATAACTCCTCCGCCAAAGTATCCAATGCATCTTACTACAGGAAATA CTTTGAAGCAAAGCTCTGTCAGATTTTCTCAGACCTAAATGCGACATATAAAGCAATACAGGGCCACCTGCAGAGCGAGAACTTTAAG CAACGAGTAATGTCGTGTTTCCGGGCTTGGGAGGAGTGGGCTGTGTACCCAGACCCTTTCCTTATCAAGCTGCAGAACATTTTCCTGGGTCTAGTCAATCTGTCTGCAGAGAAGGAATCCCCAGTCATCATTATGGAG CCTGAGCCAGTGGAGGACATTGACGGTGCTCCAATAGGAGGGGAGTATGTAGACGGCACTCCACTGGAAGATGTAGACGGGGTGCCGATCGATTCGGGAACGATTGACGGGGCTCCTATTGACGGAGCCCCTCTGGACGATCTAGACGGTGTTCCTATCAAGCCCATGGAAGAAGATATTGATGGGATACCTT TGGATCCATCTAAGGAGACCGCCTTTAAGGTAGCTCCCTCAAAATGGGAAGCTGTGGATGAGTCAGAGCTGCAAGCTCAAG CCGTGACAACTTCTAAATGGGAGATATTTGAGCAaccagaagaaacaaaaaa GAATGATGAGGACAGCGATGACGACGACAGGAGCCCTCGTTCAGAAGATAACCAAAGCTTCTTCAACCCCATCAGAGACGACTCTGATATCAAAACCAAGATGTCCGAGATGAATGAAGAGAAACGCAGCAAACTCAGAGAGATAGAA GTTAAGGTCATGAAGTTCCAGGATGAGCTGGAGTCTGGGAAAAGGCCCAAGAAACATGGACAGAGTATTCAGGAGCAGGTGGAGCACTACAGAGACAAACTACTACAAAAG gaaaaagaaaaggagaaacttgaaagggagaaagagaaggagaagaaagagaaggaaaaggcCGAGGCACGGTTGAAAGACttgaaaaaggagaaagaaaaagaggacaCGCCAACCAGGAAGGAGAG GAAGCGGCGTCACAGTGGGTCGGCCAGCCCCACGCGGAGTAGCAGCAGACGAGGTCGGTCGTCGTCGCCTAGATCAGAGAGATCAGATCGGTCGTACCCTAAAGACACGACATCACGTTCTTCACATAAAGATTCTCCACGCTCCAGCAGCAAAAAGTCCTCCAAGAG ATCGCCCTCACCTCGTACACCCAAACGATCCAGGAGGTCACGCTCCAGGACACCCAAGAAATCCACTAAAAAGTCCCGCTCTAAATCAAGATCGCCTCACCGATCCCACAAAAAATCCAAGAAGAGCAAACACTGA
- the ackr4b gene encoding atypical chemokine receptor 4b yields MDFYYHDDEDSSFNDSYDYNYEHTICEKEEVRSFAGIFLPVIYSLALVVGLAGNALVVVVYMSKLRLRTLTDVCILNLAFSDLLLLFTLPFWVADAIHGWKLGSAACKLTSFLYSTNFSCGMLMLVCIGVDRYRAAVHNPTGRTGSGSRVKRQWLLVCLMLWLVASFLGLPELIFSTVKHSHHRMSCTSVYPPSMARPVKATLELLEVTLRFLLPSLVMVVCYCSIARMLSRAAEVQRVGKWRTLRVLLAVVAVFLLTQTPYNVVKFCRAMDIIYILVTDCDVSKRLDRALQVTEGLALSHACINPLLYAFIGSSFRGHVLKAAKHFGQRIGRYRRRTNEEPAAEIALKTRTQSQFQSVSEEQDTSTFTI; encoded by the coding sequence ATGGATTTTTATTACCATGATGATGAGGACTCCAGCTTCAACGACAGTTACGACTACAATTATGAACACACCATTTGTGAGAAAGAAGAAGTACGCTCCTTTGCTGGCATCTTCCTCCCAGTAATCTACAGCCTGGCTCTGGTGGTGGGACTAGCTGGGAACGCCCTGGTCGTTGTAGTCTACATGTCAAAGTTGCGACTGCGAACCCTGACAGATGTATGCATCCTTAACCTTGCCTTTTCGGATCTGCTACTTCTCTTCACATTGCCTTTCTGGGTAGCTGATGCTATCCATGGTTGGAAGTTAGGTTCAGCAGCCTGCAAGCTCACGTCTTTCCTCTACAGTACCAATTTCAGCTGTGGAATGCTAATGCTGGTGTGTATCGGTGTGGATCGCTACCGTGCTGCGGTCCACAACCCGACCGGTAGGACTGGCTCAGGTTCCCGGGTGAAGAGACAGTGGCTGTTggtgtgtttgatgttgtgGCTCGTCGCCAGCTTTCTTGGTCTTCCAGAGCTTATCTTCTCCACAGTGAAGCACTCCCACCACAGGATGTCTTGCACATCGGTCTACCCTCCCAGCATGGCCCGGCCGGTGAAGGCTACcttggagctgctggaggtgacCCTTAGGTTCTTACTACCCTCCTTGGTCATGGTGGTGTGCTACTGCAGCATAGCGCGAATGCTGAGCAGGGCGGCCGAGGTGCAGAGAGTTGGGAAGTGGCGCACCCTGCGGGTCCTGCTGGCGGTGGTAGCCGTATTTCTGCTCACCCAGACGCCCTACAACGTGGTCAAGTTCTGCCGTGCTATGGACATCATCTACATCCTCGTGACTGACTGCGATGTCAGCAAGCGTCTGGATCGTGCTCTCCAAGTGACAGAGGGTCTGGCGCTCAGCCATGCCTGCATCAACCCTCTCCTCTATGCTTTCATTGGCTCCTCCTTTAGGGGACACGTCCTCAAGGCTGCTAAGCACTTTGGGCAGAGAATCGGGAGGTACCGGAGACGGACCAACGAAGAGCCGGCAGCGGAGATTGCACTCAAAACTCGCACTCAATCACAATTCCAGTCTGTTTCAGAAGAACAAGACACCAGCACCTTCACAATCTGA
- the pcolce2b gene encoding procollagen C-endopeptidase enhancer 2b isoform X2 — translation MWRTCSIFCAWSLLFLAEVCAQSQRRPAFTCGGNITGESGVIGSQGYPGVYPPNTKCVWRITVPEGKVVVLSFRFIDLESDNLCRYDYVDVYSGHVNGQRLGRFCGTFKPGALVSTGNKMLMQMVSDANTAGSGFLAVFSAAHPHERGDQYCGGRLDKPSGTFKTPNWPEKDYPAGVTCSWHIVAPKNQIIEVKFEKFDVERDNYCRYDHVSIFNGAEINDARRIGKYCGDSPPAPVFSEGNHLLIQFLSDLSLTADGFIGHYKFRPKKFPTTTIPPTTTTQPVTTRPIPLKYSVALCQQKCKRRGTLESNYCSSNFVITGTVITAVVKGGSMYATVSIINVYKEGNLAIQQAGKTMSTKIVILCKKCPFIRRGLNYILMGHVDDDGRGKIAPQHFVTAFKTKNQKVLNVLKNKRC, via the exons ATGTGGAGAACGTGCAGTATTTTTTGCGCATGGAGTTTACTGTTTTTGGCAGAGGTCTGCGCGCAGTCTCAGCGGAG ACCAGCCTTCACATGCGGCGGAAATATTACTGGAGAATCTGGAGTCATCGGGAGCCAGGGCTACCCAGGAGTTTATCCCCCGAACACCAAATGTGTGTGGAGGATTACA GTTCCTGAGGGAAAGGTGGTGGTCCTGTCATTCCGCTTCATTGACCTGGAGAGTGACAACCTGTGTCGCTATGACTATGTGGATGTTTACAGCGGTCACGTCAATGGGCAGAGACTTGGTCGCTTCTGTGGAACGTTCAAACCGGGGGCCTTGGTTTCCACGGGTAACAAGATGCTCATGCAGATGGTATCAGATGCCAACACGGCTGGGAGTGGCTTCTTGGCTGTTTTCTCCGCTGCCCACCCACATGAGAGAG GGGACCAGTACTGTGGAGGCAGATTGGACAAGCCTTCAGGAACTTTCAAAACACCCAACTGGCCTGAGAAGGACTATCCAGCCGGTGTCACCTGCTCTTGGCACATCGTGGCACCAAAAAACCAG ATTATTGAAGTCAAATTTGAGAAGTTTGATGTGGAAAGAGACAACTACTGCCGCTACGACCACGTCTCTATTTTCAACGGAGCAGAAATCAATGATGCCAGGAGGATTGGAAAATACTGTGGAGACAGCCCCCCAGC GCCGGTGTTCTCGGAGGGAAACCATCTCCTGATCCAGTTCCTGTCAGATCTCAGTCTGACCGCAGATGGCTTCATTGGACACTATAAATTTAGACCAAAGAAATTTCCCACCACCACGATACCACCCACCACTACCACACAGCCAGTCACCACCAGGCCCATAC CTCTGAAGTACTCCGTAGCTCTGTGCCAGCAGAAATGTAAAAGACGAGGAACTCTCGAGAGCAATTACTGCTCCAGCAATTTTG TGATAACCGGGACTGTCATCACTGCGGTGGTGAAAGGAGGAAGCATGTACGCCACTGTCTCCATCATCAACGTGTATAAAGAAGGCAATCTAGCTATTCAGCAGGCAGGAAAGACCATGAGCACCAAAATCGTGATCCTGTGCAAGAAGTGTCCATTCATCAGAAGAG GCTTGAATTACATCCTCATGGGCCACGTGGACGACGACGGCCGAGGGAAAATTGCCCCTCAACACTTTGTCACAGCCTTCAAGACAAAGAACCAGAAAGTACTCAACGTTCTGAAAAACAAGCGGTGCTAA